A section of the Suncus etruscus isolate mSunEtr1 chromosome X, mSunEtr1.pri.cur, whole genome shotgun sequence genome encodes:
- the AP1S2 gene encoding AP-1 complex subunit sigma-2 isoform X2: MQFMLLFSRQGKLRLQKWYVPLSDKEKKKITRELVQTVLARKPKMCSFLEWRDLKIVYKRYASLYFCCAIEDQDNELITLEIIHRYVELLDKYFGSVCELDIIFNFEKAYFILDEFLLGGEVQETSKKNVLKAIEQADLLQEKTEHVSQRMSHRI; the protein is encoded by the exons ATGCAGTTTATGTTACTTTTTAGTCGTCAGGGGAAGCTTCGCCTACAGAAATGGTATGTCCCACTGTCGgacaaagagaagaagaagattaCAAGAGAACTTGTTCAGACCGTCTTAGCCCGGAAGCCTAAAATGTGCAGCTTTCTTGAATGGCGTGATCTGAAGATTGTTtacaaaag ATATGCTAGTCTGTATTTCTGCTGTGCGATTGAGGATCAGGACAATGAACTGATCACCCTGGAAATCATTCACCGTTACGTGGAATTGCTCGACAAGTATTTTGGCAGC GTGTGTGAGCTTGACATCATCTTTAATTTCGAGaaggcttattttattttggatgagTTTCTTTTGGGAGGCGAAGTTCAGGAAACATCCAAGAAAAATGTGCTCAAGGCCATCGAGCAAGCCGACTTGCTGCAGGAG
- the AP1S2 gene encoding AP-1 complex subunit sigma-2 isoform X3, whose amino-acid sequence MQFMLLFSRQGKLRLQKWYVPLSDKEKKKITRELVQTVLARKPKMCSFLEWRDLKIVYKRYASLYFCCAIEDQDNELITLEIIHRYVELLDKYFGSVCELDIIFNFEKAYFILDEFLLGGEVQETSKKNVLKAIEQADLLQEPRHEYFNVPVY is encoded by the exons ATGCAGTTTATGTTACTTTTTAGTCGTCAGGGGAAGCTTCGCCTACAGAAATGGTATGTCCCACTGTCGgacaaagagaagaagaagattaCAAGAGAACTTGTTCAGACCGTCTTAGCCCGGAAGCCTAAAATGTGCAGCTTTCTTGAATGGCGTGATCTGAAGATTGTTtacaaaag ATATGCTAGTCTGTATTTCTGCTGTGCGATTGAGGATCAGGACAATGAACTGATCACCCTGGAAATCATTCACCGTTACGTGGAATTGCTCGACAAGTATTTTGGCAGC GTGTGTGAGCTTGACATCATCTTTAATTTCGAGaaggcttattttattttggatgagTTTCTTTTGGGAGGCGAAGTTCAGGAAACATCCAAGAAAAATGTGCTCAAGGCCATCGAGCAAGCCGACTTGCTGCAGGAG